The Gemmatimonadaceae bacterium genome includes the window CGACCTCCTCGACGATGTCGCGATCGAAGTCGAGCCAGCCGCGCACGTTCCCCGTGAAATGGGTGCGCGCGACGCGCGCGGCCGAGCGCAGGGCGCGCAGGCTCTGGACCCCGAACGTCGCGACGCGCCCGCTGGGCGCGAGACCGCGGTTGATGACACTCAGTGCGCCGACGCTTCGTTCCGAAAGCTCGAACACCGTCGGCGCGGTGGGGTCGATGTCGGCGTCGACGCGCCGCATCTGGTGGCCCACGTAGCTGCGCGAGAACGTCGGAAACGAGCACGTGGCGCGACTCCGATCGAACCAGCGCAGACCGGGAAGACCAACCGTGCCCGGATAACGGCCCATGAGAAAAGGCGCGTAGGCCGGACCGGTGACGGACGGGAAGCACGAGGTGATCGTGAAGAAGCCACCGTCATCGCGGAGCCCGGAGATCGCGGGCGCAGCGGGCGCGGAACCCGGCGCGCGCTCGAGCGCTGCACCGAGCGTATCGGGGCGCACGCCGTCAGCGATGATGATGATGACAGGCACGTCTATTCCCGTAGGGGTCAGATGGCTCGAGGAGTCGGCGAGTCAGCTTTACGCAAAGCACGCACCGAACGCCACTCGCATCTTGCTGGCGAACGCCCCCCCGAGCCCGATAGACTTGTGCGGCATCGTCACCGAGGCGCGGACCTTGGTTGCGCTCGCCATGTCACATCAACGTTGAATGCCTTCCAGAAACAAGAATAACGGGGGGGATGGTCGGGAAGATCGCCGTCGGAAGCCGCGAGCGGGGCGGCGGTCGCCGCGCACCGCTACCGGCAAGCGGTCCGATCCACAACTCCTCGCCGAAGCGGCGCTCGAGGCGCAAGAGTATCTCCGCGAGCGGACCGAGGCGGGGCATCGCGCCGCTGGCCGCACTCCCCCTTCGGAACGAACGGCGGCACGCGCATCGGGCGCGACGCGCATCATCGATGATTCCATTCGCAGCTTCGTCGGCCCCGTCACGGAGGACGAGAAGCTGCTGCAGGCGCCGAGCGAGGCGGCGGATTTCACGAGAACGGACCCGTGGCGCGTCCTCCGCATCATGGGCGAGTTCATCGAGGGATTCGACAACCTTGCGACGGTGACGAAGGGCGTCACGATCTTTGGATCGGCGCGCACGCACCCAGACGATCCGCAGTATCAGGCGGCGGAGGAAACGGCGCGGCTCCTGGCGGAGCAGGGATTCGCGATCATCACCGGCGCGGGCCCCGGGATCATGGAGGCGGCGAACAAGGGCGCGCGCATCGCCGGCGGCCGCTCGATCGGTTGCAACATCGAGCTGCCCTTCGAGCAGGGCGCGAATCCGTACGTCGACACCCTGATCAACTTCCGCTACTTCTTCGTGCGGAAGACGATGTTCATCAAGTACTCAAACGCGTTCATCATCTTCCCCGGCGGGTTCGGGACGCTGGACGAAGCGTTCGAGGCGCTGACGCTGATTCAGACGGGAAAAATCTATCAATTCCCGGTGATCATGTTCGGGCGCCATTACTGGGCGGGGTTGATTCGCTGGCTGCAGTCGCGCGTGCTCGGCGAGGGCAAGATTTCGCCCGGCGATCTCAATCTGATTCTCCTCACCGACGATCCACAGGAAGCCTGCTCGGCCGTCGTCGAAGCGTACGAGTCACAGCAACGCGCGATCCGTCCGCGGGAAGCGGCGACAAAGGCGGCGCGTAGCACCGATCGGGACATTTAGCAAGTTTCAATTGGCGAGCGAGCCATGGCGAGAAAGAAGGACGACAGTTCAGCGCGAGGCAATGGCCGCGAGCGCGGCGGCTTCAAGGCCTCCCGGCACGGCA containing:
- a CDS encoding TIGR00730 family Rossman fold protein; the protein is MPSRNKNNGGDGREDRRRKPRAGRRSPRTATGKRSDPQLLAEAALEAQEYLRERTEAGHRAAGRTPPSERTAARASGATRIIDDSIRSFVGPVTEDEKLLQAPSEAADFTRTDPWRVLRIMGEFIEGFDNLATVTKGVTIFGSARTHPDDPQYQAAEETARLLAEQGFAIITGAGPGIMEAANKGARIAGGRSIGCNIELPFEQGANPYVDTLINFRYFFVRKTMFIKYSNAFIIFPGGFGTLDEAFEALTLIQTGKIYQFPVIMFGRHYWAGLIRWLQSRVLGEGKISPGDLNLILLTDDPQEACSAVVEAYESQQRAIRPREAATKAARSTDRDI